The proteins below come from a single Xiphophorus couchianus chromosome 20, X_couchianus-1.0, whole genome shotgun sequence genomic window:
- the ninj1 gene encoding ninjurin-1, translating into MDTETIAMNGDADRSDETGVFHRENRIVRRRGPLNMNHYANKKSAAESMLDVALLMANASQLKAVLEHGPSFTFYVPLITLLSISLILQIVVGVMLIFIVKWNLNDERMHHKLDILESCVMAFIFVIVVVNVFITAFGVQQPHSRDSPPS; encoded by the exons ATGGATACTGAGACTATAGCAATGAACGGAGATGCTGACCGAAGCGACGAGACGGGG GTCTTTCATCGGGAAAACCGCATCGTGAGGCGGCGCGGACCCCTTAACATGAACCATTATGCCAACAAGAAGAGCGCAGCAGAGAGCATGCTGGATGTGGCCCTGCTGATGGCAAACGCCTCGCAGCTGAAGGCCGTTCTCGAGCACGGACCGAGCTTCACCTTCTACGTTCCCCTCATCACTCTCCTCAGCATCTCTCTCATCTTGCAGATAGTGGTGGGAGTTATGCTCATCTTTATAG ttaagTGGAATCTGAACGATGAAAGAATGCATCACAAGCTGGACATCTTGGAAAGCTGTGTCATGGCCTTCATCTTTGTCATAGTGGTGGTCAACGTCTTCATCACAGCCTTCGGCGTCCAGCAGCCCCACTCGCGAGATTCACCGCCTTCTTGA
- the card19 gene encoding caspase recruitment domain-containing protein 19: protein MGDSFREQLLEDTAFLRAEQRLDTELVDKLILQLNRIYPQILTDREATRFRNLDVPTSVRLGELLTHLQGKGDEACREFYRALHLHVEEVYYSLPTRLRLRDSLNPLASPQIYSQRNVLNDRGPLFFLGCFGFAVGIAFLYYYGDAKVSGGSRALGMAALGLKRKAQEVLIWYTEEGIMK, encoded by the exons ATGGGAG ACAGTTTTCGCGAGCAGCTGTTAGAGGACACTGCCTTCCTCAGAGCTGAGCAGAGGCTGGACACAGAGCTGGTGGACAAACTCATCCTGCAGCTCAACAGAATCTACCCGCAGATCCTCACCGACAGGGAGGCCACGAGA TTCAGAAATTTGGACGTACCAACAAGCGTTCGCCTGGGTGAGCTCCTGACACATCTACAGGGGAAAGGTGATGAAGCCTGCAGGGAGTTTTACAGAGCGCTCCACCTCCATGTGGAGGAGGTATACTACAGCTTGCCAACACGGCTACGCCTCAGAG ATTCTTTGAATCCACTCGCAAGTCCACAGATCTACTCACAGAGAAACGTTCTAAACGACAGAG GTCCTCTCTTTTTCCTAGGCTGTTTCGGCTTTGCTGTGGGAATAGCTTTTCTCTATTACTATGGcg ATGCTAAAGTGTCGGGAGGCAGCCGGGCCCTTGGAATGGCCGCCCTCGGTTTGAAGAGAAAAGCGCAAGAGGTTCTTATTTGGTACACCGAAGAGGGCATAATGAAGTAA